The DNA window TTCGGCATTACAATATTAGCACCTACTTTTATAGCCTTTTCTCTGCCTACTTTATCGATTGCTTGTAGTGCAGTTGCGGCTGCAATATTAATATCCTTCATGTAGATTCTTAACGTTGCAATCATTTTAAGGCTAAGCTCGAACCGATCTTTCAATGGCATGAGGCTGTTTTTATACTTATAAAGAGGTGTGTCGCGATGCTCTATGTATGGTCCCATGCCGCACATGTCTATGTCCATTTCTTTAAAAAAGATCAAATCTCGCGCTAAATCTTCAATAGATTGGAAAGGTAGTCCAATCATAACGCCAGTTCCTACTTGGTAGCCAACCGATTTTAAATTGCGAAGTGATTTAATTCGTGTCTCAAAACTATGAATGTCGTTTTCTGGATGTATTTTATTGTACAGCTCTTTTGTTGATGATTCTATTCTTAAGAGATATCTGTGTGCGCCAGCATCGAACCATTTTTGGTAGGTTTCTTTGCTTTGTTCTCCTAATGATAATGTAACACCAAGTTCATGGCCTGCTGAAATTTTTTTTATCTCTTTTAGGAGATTTTCAATCCTACTAGTAAATGCGGAGGAGGTTATTTCTCCACCTTGAATTACAATGGAGCCATATTTATTATCGTGCGCAAATTTTGCGGCACTAAGGATCTGCTCGTCAGATAGGGTGTAGCGTTCAACGGTGGTATTATCAATCCGAATGCCGCAGTAGAGGCAGTTTTTGCGGCATATGTTAGAAAACTCAATTAGGCCTCGTAGGTATACAATATTTCCGACAAATTCCTCTTTTACTTTTGCCGCTTCTGCAAAGAGTTGCTTGCGGTCATCTCCTTCAGCCTTTAGTAGTAAG is part of the Alistipes sp. ZOR0009 genome and encodes:
- the hydE gene encoding [FeFe] hydrogenase H-cluster radical SAM maturase HydE; the encoded protein is MASINTILKKAELTFDDLVLLLKAEGDDRKQLFAEAAKVKEEFVGNIVYLRGLIEFSNICRKNCLYCGIRIDNTTVERYTLSDEQILSAAKFAHDNKYGSIVIQGGEITSSAFTSRIENLLKEIKKISAGHELGVTLSLGEQSKETYQKWFDAGAHRYLLRIESSTKELYNKIHPENDIHSFETRIKSLRNLKSVGYQVGTGVMIGLPFQSIEDLARDLIFFKEMDIDMCGMGPYIEHRDTPLYKYKNSLMPLKDRFELSLKMIATLRIYMKDINIAAATALQAIDKVGREKAIKVGANIVMPNITPGAYRDNYKLYENKPCTDESAEECTGCLDARIGLTGNEIGYEKWGDSKHFKK